The DNA window TGGGAGCGACAAGTCATCGCCGAGCGCTTCCAGGTCCAGCGGCTGGCTGGATCGGGAGGGATGGGGAGCGTCTATCGGGCTCTCGATCAGCACACGGGGACCCCCGTGGCGCTGAAGGTGCTGCGTCGCGGGAGGAGTGCGTCGGAGGACTCCGGCTCCGAGACGGGCACGGTGACCCTGACGGCAAGAGGGATCGGTGAGCCGGGCGGGCTCAAGGTGCGGCAAGCTGGAGAGGATCGAGAGGTCGCTCGGCTGGAGCGCGAGGCTCGGCTGCTGTCGCGGCTCCGGCATCCGCGCGTGGTCCGGTACATCGCAACCGGCGCGACCCCCGCAGGTGAGCCTTACCTGGTCATGGAGTGGCTGGACGGAGAGACGCTGACCGATCGTCTGAAGCGAGGCGCGCTGAACGTCGAGGAGACGCTCACCCTCGGTGTACGCGCGGCCGAAGCGCTGGGAGCCGTGCACCGGCTCGGCGTCGTCCACCGCGACGTGAAGCCGAGCAATCTGTTCCTGCGCGGTGGCACGCTGGAGGGGTTGACGCTCATCGACTTCGGGATCGCGCGCCGGCAGTCGGCGTCGCCGACGCTGACGTCACCCGGCGCGGTGGTCGGCACGCTGGGGTATCTCTCGCCCGAACAGGCACAGGGTGACCCGGCGGTGGACGCGCGATCCGATGTGTTCTCGCTCGGTTGCGTGCTCTACCGGTGCCTCGCTGGGCGGGCGCCCTTCCTGGAGGGGTCGCCTCTGTCCGTGCTGCTCCAGGTGGTGTCCGAGCCGCCTCCGCGGCTGCGCACGCTGCGGCCCGAGGTGCCGCCGGCGCTGGAATCGCTCATCGAGCGGATGCTGGCAAAGCCACGGGACAAACGCCCGCGTCACGGGAACGAGGTGGCCACCATGCTGAGGGCGCTGGAGCGACAGAGGCTCTCGTCCGCGAGCGGCAAGGGCGCCGGGGGATATCCGTGGCGACATCTCAGCGAGGCCGAGCGGCGCTTCGTGGGGCTGGTGCTCGCCCGGCCCAGGAGCGAGGGCACGGCGCTCGCAGCCCAGGCACGCACGGTGCGCGACGTCGCGGAGCGGCACCGAGGGCACCTGGAGGTGCTCGACGACGGGTCGCTGATGGTGGTGATGGTCGACGGCAGCGCGGCGACGGATCTGGCCGCACAGGCAGCGCGCTGTGCGCTCTCGCTGCGGCCCCTGCTGGGCGGGACGGTCGCCGTGGTGGCGGGACGCGCGGAGCTGGACAAGGGGCTCCCGTCGGGTGCGCTGCGCGAGCGGGCGATGGATCTCCTGGCCGCAGGGGAGCGGGAGGACGGGATCGAACACGCTCAGGTGGACGAAGTGTCGGCGGTGGTGCGGGTGGACGAGGTGACGGCCGGGTTGCTCCGGGCACGCTTCGAGCTGGAGACCGTGGAGGGCGGCGCCGTGTTGCGGGGCGAGCGTCCCGCTGGCCGGGCGACACGCAGCACGGGGAAGCTCGTGGCCTGTGTGGGCCGAGAGCGGGAACTCGCTCAGCTCGAGACCCTCTTCCTGCACGCCAGGGACGAGGCACGGGCCTGCGCCGCGCTGGTGACGGCCGCGCCCGGGACGGGCAAGTCCTGGTTGCTGCACGAGTTCCTGGTCCGGCTGCGCGGGCGCGGCGAGGCCATGGAGATCTGGGTCGGCCAGGGGAATCCCACGCGGGCGGGCGGAGCGTTCGGCCTGCTGGGGCACGCGCTGCGCTCGGCAGTGGGGCTGCGTGGGGGCGAGTCCATCGCGGAGCGCCGGCGCGAGGCGCGCGCCTGGGTCGGGCGTCATCTCGATCCTTCGGGGCCGCTCTGCCCCGACGAGCTGGTGGCGTCACTCGGAGAGCTGTTCGCCCTCCCTCCGCGGACGCGCGGAGAGGACGGCAACGGCACGGTCTTCCGCGATCCAGCGATGCTCCGGACACAGATGCGACGCGCGTGGATACACCTCGTGCGCACGGCATGCGCGGGGCGACCGCTGCTCCTGGTGCTGGAGGATCTGCACTGGGGGGATCTGCCCTCGATCCGGCTCGTGGATGCGATCCTCGACGAACTCCACGATCTGCCCCTGATGGTGCTCGCGCTCGCGCGGCCCGAGGTGGAGGAGGTGTTCCCGAAGCTCTGGGAGAAGCGACGCTTGCAGCACATCCGTCTCGATCCCTTGACACGGCGTGCCAGCGAGCGGCTCGCGCGGATGACGCTGGGAGATCGCGCCAGCGATAGGACGATCGCTGCGCTCGTCGAACGTGCGGACGGAAATGCCTTCTACCTCGACGAGCTGCTCCGGGCAGCGACCCGGGGGGCAGGCCGCGCGCTCCCGGAGTCGGTGCTGGCGATGATGCACACGCACCTCGAGCGGCTCGACAGCGGGGCCCGCCGCTTGCTGCGCGCCGCGAGCTTGTTCGGACAGACCTTCTGGCGCGGCGGCGTGGAGGCGCTGACGGATGGAGAGGACGCGGCGGCGGGCCTCGCCGAGCTCGCCGCGAAGGAGCTGGTGACGCCTCAGCAGGAAGGCCGGTTCCCCGGAGAAGTGGAGTACCGCTTCCGCGACACGCTGGTCCGCGAGGCGGCCTACGGCATGCTGAGCGACGAGGATCGCGCGCTCGGCCATCGGCTCGCAGCCGAGTGGCTGGAGCAAGCAGGGAGGCCGAGAGTTCGCTCCGGACGCAGCTCGGCGAACTTGCTTGATGGTTGACGGCCCTCCGGACGCACGTCGAAGATGAATGTGACATGCCCAACTCTCCCAACTCCCACCGGACGCTCACCGCGTCCCCCGAGGGAGCGCTGGAGGTACCGACGCTCGAGGTCGAGGTGACCCTGGAGGGTGGCGCGCGCGTCGCGGCGCCCCTGGGACTCACCCCGCTGGTGCTCGGATCCAGCCCCTCGTGCGACATGGTGCTCTCGGACGCTCGCGTCTCACGGAAGCACTGCGAAATTGCGCTCACCGAGCGCGGCGTGATGCTCAAGGATCTCGGCAGCAAGAACGGGACGCAGATCGGCGACGTGCGCGTGGTCGAGGCCCAGCTCGCGACGGGGCAAGTCGCCACCCTCGGCGGCTCCCTGCTGGTCGTCCGGGAGGCCGGAGCGCCTTCGATTCTGCCGCTCTCCACGTCGATCCGCTTCGGCGATGTGGTGGGCACGAGCATCCCGATGCGTGCCCTCTTCGCACGGCTGGAGCGCGCGGCCCCCACCTCGGAGACCATCCTCTTGCTCGGCGAGTCGGGCACCGGAAAGGAGCTGCTCGCCCGCGGCATCCACGAAGCCAGCCCCCGCAAAAGCGGCCCGTTCGTGGTCTTCGACTGCGGCGCGCTCTCGCCAGGTCTGGTCGAGGCGGAGCTGTTCGGGCACGCCAAGGGCGCGTTCACCGGCGCCCACGCCACGCGGGCGGGCCTGCTGGAGCAAGCAGAGGGGGGGACGCTGCTCCTCGACGAGATCGGGGAGCTGCCGCTGGATCTCCAGCCCAAGCTCCTGCGCGCGCTGGAGTCACGGCAGTTCCGGCGGCTCGGCAGCGGCGGCTACAAGTCGTTCGACGCGCGGGTGATCGCGGCGACCCACCGCGATCTCGCGCGACGGGTGGCCGACGGCTCGTTCCGCGAGGACCTCTATTACCGGCTCGCCGTCGTCCAGGTGAACGTGCCGCCGCTCCGCGAGCGGAGGGAGGACATCCCCTTGCTCGTGGAGCGCTTCCTCGCTGGGCAGTCCCCCAGGAGGACGCTCGGGGAGCTCCCGCCCGGCGCGCTGGAGATGCTCCGCTCGCACCACTGGCCCGGCAACGTGCGCGAGCTACGGAACACGGTGGCGCGCCTGGTGCTCTTCCCCGATCTCGGCGAGCAGGCCATCCTGAGGGCGCCCGCTCGGGAAGGCGAGGCGCCGCACTCCCTCACCCGGCTGCCTCTGCGTGAAGCGCGCGAGCTGGTCGTCGAGCAGTTCGAGCGGACCTACCTCACCGAGCAGCTCCGGGAACACGGGGGCAACGTCGCGCAGGCCGCAGAGACCATGGGAGTCTCGCGCCAGCTCGTGTACAGGCTGATGGAACGCTTCGGGCTCCCGCGCGGGAATTGAGCCGAGGCCAGCCGCCACGGCGGACCTGGAGTATGGGTCACCCATGACCAAGCGGTCCGTGGCCGTGACCCTCGCCGGAGTCTTCCTGGCCCTCCTGGTGGGGTTCCTCTGGTTCCGCGCGCAGCGTCCCGAGGTCGATCCCGCCGCCTCTCCCTCGGAAGCGACCTCGGCGCCCTCCACCGCACGCCATCGACTCCGCACCCCACGCACCATGGCCCAAGGGAGCATCGCTGGGCGGGTCACCACGCCCTCGGGTGCGCCCATCCATGGGGCACACGTCTGCGCCCGCGTGGAGCGCGAGCCCTTGCACGCCATCGCCTCGATGCCGACCTGCGTCACCACGTCGGAGGACGGCCAGTACCGCATCGCTCCCCTCTACCCCGCCCGCTGGTCGCTCTTCGCCTCGGCCGAGAAGCACCGGCCGCGCCGTTACATCCCCCCCGAGCCTGCGCCGGACCTGGAACACGGCATCGCACTCGGCCCGGGCGAGATGCGCACTGGCGTCGACATCGCGCTCCCCGAGGGCGGTGTCGCGCTGCGCGGCCAGGTGCGGGATGTCGGCGGCGGCGGCATCTCCGGCGCACTCGTCACCTGCACCGATGCCTTCGGGACAGGCACGAGCAGCATCGCGGCCACCCGCTCCGATGCCCAGGGAGCCTTCGTCGCCTGGGTCGATCCAGGGCCCTACATGGTCAAGGCGAGCGTCGACGGCTACGCCGACGCCTGGAACCACACCGAGGCGCCCGGCCCCCCGGTCGAGATCGTCATGATGCCTGCCGCCACGATCGCCGGCCAGGTCATCGACGCCGAGAGCGGTGCCCCCCTCACGGACGCCCTCGTCGACGCCGGGGCCGAGATGGGCATCGCGGCCGTCGAGCGCGTGTCGACCGACCAGGAGGGGCGCTTCCGCCTGTCGAGGCTCTCTCCCGGACGCTACAAGCCGTCGGCGCGTACCGACGGTCGGTACGGCCAGGTTCAGACCAGCATCCAGCTCGGGCTCGGCCAGAGCGTGAGCGACCTGGTCATCCAGGTGCACGCCGCCAGCAACCTGGCAGGGCGGGTCGTCATCCAGCCGGACAAGGAGCCCTGCTCACAAGGCTTCGTCACCCTGATCGGCCCCTCGCAGGAGACCCATCAAGGCCGCCTCGATGCCGAAGGATGGGTGCGCTTCGAGGGCATGCTCCCTGGAACGTACCGGCCCCTGCTGTCCTGCGAGGGCTTCGCAGGGATGAACGACCAGCCCACCTTCGAGCTGGGCGCAGAGAACCGCGACGATCTCGAGTGGACCTTGCAAGCCGGGCGAACGCTGAAGGGACGCGTCGTCGACGAAGAGGATCGACCCGTGCGCGCTACGGTCCACGCCATGACCACCGCGCCGCTCACCGCCATGCCCCCGAGCGGCTTCGGGCAGACCGACGCGGAAGGTCGCTTCGTCTTCCGGGGGCTCATCCCCGGGAAGTACGAGGTCTCGGCCCAGGCCATCGCACAGGACATGCAGAAGCAGACGGAGGTCGATCTCGCCGACCGCGACGCCTCCGACGTGACGCTGGTCCTCGCGGGCGGCAGCAGCATCATCGAGGGCATCATCGTCGACGAGCATCAGAAACCCGTGGTGAACGTCCAGATCGTGGCCGAGGATCAGGCCTCCCACCGCAGCACGATGGCCCGCTCCGATCAGGATGGCAGCTTCGCCTTGAGGAACCTCAAGGCCGGCGAGTTCCGCGTCTACGCGACGAGAGAAGGCGCCATGCTCCGGACGCCACGTCCGAAGCTGGCTCAGTCGCCCACGCAGACGGCGAGCGCGACGTCCGAGCCCGATGGCCTCATGGCCGAGCGGGGCGTGACGGCACGGGTGAAGGGGGGAGAGACCACGCGGGTGCGGCTCGTCGTCGAGGCGCAGGACGGAGAGATCCATGGCCGCGTACTGAACGACGACGGCGAGCCCGTGACGGACGCCTTCATCCATGCGGAACGCGAGTCTGCCGGCGCGCCTTCGGGAGCGGCAGCAGCAGCGCTCCTGGGGCGCTGGTCATTCACGCCGGTCGTCACCGATCCCGAGGGCGAGTTCACGCTCGGCAACCTGAGCCCGGGCCGCTACACGCTGCACGCTTACCGCAAGGGAGGCGGCGACGCCTCCGTCGAGCACATCGACGTGGGCCAGACGGTCACTCTCACGATCCGCAAGACGGCCTCTCTCTCGGGCACCCTCACGGCGCAAGGCGGCTCGCCGCCCGCACAGTTCACGATCAGCGCGACCCTCGGCGGCTTGCCCGTCCGGACCGAGTCGTTCTTCCAGACGGGCGGAGCATGGTCGCTCGATGATCTGTCGGAGGGCGCGTACGACCTGCGCGCCACGGCGGACGAAGGAACGGCGTGGACGCAGGTCTCTCTGGCCTCGGGAGAAGAACGGAACGGCGTCCGCATCGTCCTCGCCCCGCGCACCACCGTGAAGGGTCGGCTCGTCGAGCTCGACAGCGGCGCCCCCATCGCGGGCGTCGCGCTCAGCCTCCACGCGAACGGCCCTGGCGCGATGGGAATGGCGGCCATGGAGCCACAGCGCAGTGATGCATCGGGCCACTTCGAGATCACCAAGGTGGAAGCGGGCAAGGCCGTCATGATGGCCATGCCTCCCCCGGGTCCCACCCCGATCCACGACGCGATCTGGTTGCCGATCGAGGTCCAGGCCGGCACGGTCCTCGATCTGGGCCAGGTCGCCATGGCGAAGCGCAGGGTCATGCCGATGGCAGCTCCGGGAGACCTCGGCTACACCCTGCCCATCCCGGATCCCGGCGCGATGTTCTCGTCGCCCCCCCTCACGGTCGCCTCGGTCCGACCCGACGGCCCTGCCGCCACGGCGGGGCTCGCCACAGGTGACGTCATCGCCACCGTCGACGGGCACGACGTCACCGGCAGGCGGAGCTACCTCTACCGCTCGCTGACCACCGTCCCCGAAGGGACCACGGTGACCCTCGGTCTCGCCGGCGGTGGCCGTATCCAGGTCACTGCCGAGAAGTCGGGCTTCGCGATGCCCGGCCCTGGCGGGTTCCCGGTCGGGGGCGTTCCCCCCGCGGCGGTGCTCCACTGATTCACACGGCACGACGGCGTCCTCTGAGGCACCGCCCGGGCGCGAAGCCGCGGGGTATGCTCCCGGGTGCCCATGGCCAAGCGCTCTCTCGCCGTCGTGGCCAGCCTGCACCTGGCGCTCACCGTGGGGGGCTGCGGCTGGTTCCGCGCACAGAGCGCGGATGCCGAGCGCTCGCCTCCTCCCTCGCGCGCCACGTCGACGCCTGGAGCGCCCCTGCCTGGTCCCAGGGAGCGTCCCCTCCCTTCCGGCAGCATCTCGGGTCGGATCACCACGCGAACCGGAGCGCCACTCCCGGGAGCGCTCGTCTGCGCCCGCGTGGATGCCTCGCCCCTGGACCCTCATCGACGCTCCCCCCTCTGTGCCACCGCCACGGACGACGGTCGGTACACCCTCGCCTCGCTCCCTCCCGATCGCTGGCTCGTCTTCGCCTCTGCGGAGGGGCACCACGCGCGCTTCGAGGACCGACGCGCCCTCCAGCTCGACGGCGGCGAGGCCCGCACCGGCGTGGATCTCTCGCTCGTCGAGGGTGGGCGCGTGCTGCGCGGTCGACTGAAGAGCGCGGAAGGACGCGGCATCGCCGACGCCCTCGTCACGGTCGGTGACACCAGCGCTTCAGGTCAGGGTGCAACAGCGGCCACGCGCTCCGACGCGCAAGGAGCGTTCGCCGTGGGGGTCGAGGAGGGATGGCACCTGCTCCAGATCCGCGCCGACGGGTATGCCGACGCCCTGAGCTACGCCGAGGCGCCAGGTCCCCTGGTCGAGGTCCTGATGGCTCCCGGCGCCAGGATCTCAGGGCGTGTGGTGGACGCGACGAGCGGCGCACCGCTCGCCGGCGCACGCGTCGACCCCGGACCCATGCACGTGTCGGGCGTTTTTCCGGACGAGGCCGTGACGACCGACGCTCAGGGCCGCTTCCAGATGGAGCGGCTCGCCCCAGGCCGCTACGGCCCCTCGGCACGTGCCTCAGGGAGGTTCGGACAGGCTCGGCACAGCCTGCTCCTCGGACTCGGACAGGCGTTCAGCGATCTGGTGATCGAGGCCCATCCGGCCAGCGACGTGGCTGGACGCGTGCTCGTCGAGCCCGGCAAGAGGCCTTGCACGAGCGGGTTCGTCTCGCTGACCAGTCCATCGCAGCCAGGGCAGACCGCGCCCCTTGGAAGGGATGGCTGGGCGCGCTTCGAGGGGTTGCTCCCGGCCCTCTATCGAGCCCTCGTGGTGTGCGAGAACCAGGTCCTCCCAGGGGAATCGCCCTCATTCGAGCTGGGCACGAAGAACCGTGCGGATCTCACATGGGTCTTTCCGGCAGGGCTGACGCTCCGAGGGCGGGTCGTCGACCCGAAGGGCCACCCATTGCGCGTCCCCGTCCACGCATCACCCCTGTCACCGCAGACGACCTCGGCGCCGAACGGCTACGGCCAGACGGACGAGGAAGGGCGCTTCGTCCTCCGGGGTCTTGCTGCCGGAGCGCATCGGGTCTCGGCGGTGCTGGGACACCCCGAGCCACGAACTCATGCTGACGTCGATCTCGTCGCCGAAGGCACGCCCGAGCGGACACTCGTCATGCCGACCGCCGGCCGCGCAGATGCTGGACAGACGCGGAGGGACGGCCCGGCGGACGCGAACGCTGGCAACACGATCGAGGGCCTGATCACCGATGCGCAGCAGAACCCCCTCCAGCTCGTCGAGATCGGGCTCGGCAACGTGGCCACGGGTCGCACGTTCACCACCATGTCAGGCATGGACGGGCGCTTCGCGCTGACGCACCTCATGCCGGGCGCCTACCGCATCCGCGCCTCGCTGGGGGGCGCTCCCCTCCCCGCCCCGATGCCCCACACGCAGCGCGAGCCCGCTGGTGCCACCGGCACGACGCCGAACAGCACCAGCGCCCGCCCCCCGGCGACGGTGCTCGCCCAGGTGCAGCAGGGAAAGACGACCAGCGTACGGCTCATCGTCGAAAGCCAGCAGGGGGTGATCCAGGGCCGCGTGCTCGACGGCGCAGGCCAGCCCGTGAGCGATGCCCTCGTCTACGTCCAGCGCGACATGGGCGGCTCGCTCCCGGACGGGCTCGCGTCGACCTGGGGCAGCTTGGTGCTCACGCCGGTCACCCCCGATCCCGCGGGACGGTTCACGCTGCAACCCCTCCAGAGCCAGGGCATCTACACGGTCCACGCCCAGCGAAAGGACGGAGGAGCGGCCGTCGTCGAGAACGTCCGCGTGGGTCAGACGCTCTCGCTGACGATCCGCAAGCGGGCCACGCTGTCGGGCACCGTCTCCTTGCCCGAGGGACCACCACCCCAGTTCGTGCTCACCGCGCGCCGAGATGGCGTCCCCATCCAGCTCGAAACCTTCTTTCAAACAGGCGGAGCCTGGACGCTCGACGACTTGCAAGAGGGCTCGTACGAGATCCAGATCACGGCGCCCGAGGGAACCGGGACGAGCACGGTACGCCTGGCCGCCGGAGAAGAGAGAGGCCAGGTGCGCATCGCGCTGACCCGACGCGCGACGTTGAAGGGCAAGCTCGTCACGCTCGAAGACGGCGCACCGCTCTCGAGCATCCACGTCTCCATCCAGACGAAAAGCACGCAGCCCGTCATCTACGCCAGCGAGCACGTGGTCAGCGACGCCTCAGGGCAGTTCCAGCTCGACAAAGTCGAAGCCGGCCAGGCCACCCTGATGGCCACGCCCGCGACCGGCCCTGACAGCCTGCGCGAGATCCTCGTGATGCCCATCGAGGTGCCCCCTGGAGGCATCGTCGATCTGGGTGCACTCCCCCTGGCGAAGCGCCGGCTCGCCCCCTCGAAGCGCGCTGGAGATCTCGGCTTCACCGTGCGGAGCACGGTCTCCGCCGTGCGTCACGAGCCGAACGAACTCCAGGTCGAAACGGTCCGGGCAGGCAGCTCCGCGGCGAGAGCGGGCCTCGTCGCAGGTGACGTGATCACGTCGGTGGATGGCCACGATGTCACCTCCAGACGGGGCTACCTCTACCGCCAGTTGACCACCGTCCCAGCGGGCACCACCATCACGCTCGGCCTCGCTCGCGGGGCACGTGTGGCAATCGTCGCCGAATGACCCCCTGGGGCGAGCAGGTGCCTCAGGGCCGCGGCCTCATGCGAACGAACGCTTCACCTCGTCACAGATCCACGCCGCATCCGAGATCACCTCGAAGTGCGAGAGCCCGGCGCGCTCGACGTAGCGGCTCCCCGCGATCGACGTCACGGCCTCCTTCACCACCTCCCGCCCGAAGCAGCGCTCTCCTGCATAGAGCAAGCACGGCGCCGTGAGGGTCGCGGGGATCCCGGCCAAGCTCTCCCACTGCCCCTCCGCCTCTCGCAGCGCGCTCAGCGCCTCGGTGTTCACCTGCGCGAGCCGCGCGGCCATGGCCGGCGGTGTCGCCATCACCTGCCCCCACAGCGCTCGCCACGCCTCCCCTCCCTTGCGCAGCGTCGCCAGGACCAGATCGTCCTCGCGCCGAACCTCCGAAGCGAATTCGAACCCACCG is part of the Chondromyces crocatus genome and encodes:
- a CDS encoding sigma-54-dependent Fis family transcriptional regulator; the protein is MPNSPNSHRTLTASPEGALEVPTLEVEVTLEGGARVAAPLGLTPLVLGSSPSCDMVLSDARVSRKHCEIALTERGVMLKDLGSKNGTQIGDVRVVEAQLATGQVATLGGSLLVVREAGAPSILPLSTSIRFGDVVGTSIPMRALFARLERAAPTSETILLLGESGTGKELLARGIHEASPRKSGPFVVFDCGALSPGLVEAELFGHAKGAFTGAHATRAGLLEQAEGGTLLLDEIGELPLDLQPKLLRALESRQFRRLGSGGYKSFDARVIAATHRDLARRVADGSFREDLYYRLAVVQVNVPPLRERREDIPLLVERFLAGQSPRRTLGELPPGALEMLRSHHWPGNVRELRNTVARLVLFPDLGEQAILRAPAREGEAPHSLTRLPLREARELVVEQFERTYLTEQLREHGGNVAQAAETMGVSRQLVYRLMERFGLPRGN
- a CDS encoding carboxypeptidase regulatory-like domain-containing protein, whose product is MAKRSLAVVASLHLALTVGGCGWFRAQSADAERSPPPSRATSTPGAPLPGPRERPLPSGSISGRITTRTGAPLPGALVCARVDASPLDPHRRSPLCATATDDGRYTLASLPPDRWLVFASAEGHHARFEDRRALQLDGGEARTGVDLSLVEGGRVLRGRLKSAEGRGIADALVTVGDTSASGQGATAATRSDAQGAFAVGVEEGWHLLQIRADGYADALSYAEAPGPLVEVLMAPGARISGRVVDATSGAPLAGARVDPGPMHVSGVFPDEAVTTDAQGRFQMERLAPGRYGPSARASGRFGQARHSLLLGLGQAFSDLVIEAHPASDVAGRVLVEPGKRPCTSGFVSLTSPSQPGQTAPLGRDGWARFEGLLPALYRALVVCENQVLPGESPSFELGTKNRADLTWVFPAGLTLRGRVVDPKGHPLRVPVHASPLSPQTTSAPNGYGQTDEEGRFVLRGLAAGAHRVSAVLGHPEPRTHADVDLVAEGTPERTLVMPTAGRADAGQTRRDGPADANAGNTIEGLITDAQQNPLQLVEIGLGNVATGRTFTTMSGMDGRFALTHLMPGAYRIRASLGGAPLPAPMPHTQREPAGATGTTPNSTSARPPATVLAQVQQGKTTSVRLIVESQQGVIQGRVLDGAGQPVSDALVYVQRDMGGSLPDGLASTWGSLVLTPVTPDPAGRFTLQPLQSQGIYTVHAQRKDGGAAVVENVRVGQTLSLTIRKRATLSGTVSLPEGPPPQFVLTARRDGVPIQLETFFQTGGAWTLDDLQEGSYEIQITAPEGTGTSTVRLAAGEERGQVRIALTRRATLKGKLVTLEDGAPLSSIHVSIQTKSTQPVIYASEHVVSDASGQFQLDKVEAGQATLMATPATGPDSLREILVMPIEVPPGGIVDLGALPLAKRRLAPSKRAGDLGFTVRSTVSAVRHEPNELQVETVRAGSSAARAGLVAGDVITSVDGHDVTSRRGYLYRQLTTVPAGTTITLGLARGARVAIVAE
- a CDS encoding carboxypeptidase regulatory-like domain-containing protein, which produces MTKRSVAVTLAGVFLALLVGFLWFRAQRPEVDPAASPSEATSAPSTARHRLRTPRTMAQGSIAGRVTTPSGAPIHGAHVCARVEREPLHAIASMPTCVTTSEDGQYRIAPLYPARWSLFASAEKHRPRRYIPPEPAPDLEHGIALGPGEMRTGVDIALPEGGVALRGQVRDVGGGGISGALVTCTDAFGTGTSSIAATRSDAQGAFVAWVDPGPYMVKASVDGYADAWNHTEAPGPPVEIVMMPAATIAGQVIDAESGAPLTDALVDAGAEMGIAAVERVSTDQEGRFRLSRLSPGRYKPSARTDGRYGQVQTSIQLGLGQSVSDLVIQVHAASNLAGRVVIQPDKEPCSQGFVTLIGPSQETHQGRLDAEGWVRFEGMLPGTYRPLLSCEGFAGMNDQPTFELGAENRDDLEWTLQAGRTLKGRVVDEEDRPVRATVHAMTTAPLTAMPPSGFGQTDAEGRFVFRGLIPGKYEVSAQAIAQDMQKQTEVDLADRDASDVTLVLAGGSSIIEGIIVDEHQKPVVNVQIVAEDQASHRSTMARSDQDGSFALRNLKAGEFRVYATREGAMLRTPRPKLAQSPTQTASATSEPDGLMAERGVTARVKGGETTRVRLVVEAQDGEIHGRVLNDDGEPVTDAFIHAERESAGAPSGAAAAALLGRWSFTPVVTDPEGEFTLGNLSPGRYTLHAYRKGGGDASVEHIDVGQTVTLTIRKTASLSGTLTAQGGSPPAQFTISATLGGLPVRTESFFQTGGAWSLDDLSEGAYDLRATADEGTAWTQVSLASGEERNGVRIVLAPRTTVKGRLVELDSGAPIAGVALSLHANGPGAMGMAAMEPQRSDASGHFEITKVEAGKAVMMAMPPPGPTPIHDAIWLPIEVQAGTVLDLGQVAMAKRRVMPMAAPGDLGYTLPIPDPGAMFSSPPLTVASVRPDGPAATAGLATGDVIATVDGHDVTGRRSYLYRSLTTVPEGTTVTLGLAGGGRIQVTAEKSGFAMPGPGGFPVGGVPPAAVLH
- a CDS encoding alpha/beta fold hydrolase, with product MAFASNGALRIHHEVLGGDERLPPLVLVFGFGMSLWDWVDLGYVARLEGAFRVIAVEPRGHGESGAPNHAEDYDPKRMASDVTAVMDHMGVEKAVVWGYSLGAKIVLALASRHPDRLAGLVLGGFEFASEVRREDDLVLATLRKGGEAWRALWGQVMATPPAMAARLAQVNTEALSALREAEGQWESLAGIPATLTAPCLLYAGERCFGREVVKEAVTSIAGSRYVERAGLSHFEVISDAAWICDEVKRSFA
- a CDS encoding serine/threonine-protein kinase PknK, translated to MWERQVIAERFQVQRLAGSGGMGSVYRALDQHTGTPVALKVLRRGRSASEDSGSETGTVTLTARGIGEPGGLKVRQAGEDREVARLEREARLLSRLRHPRVVRYIATGATPAGEPYLVMEWLDGETLTDRLKRGALNVEETLTLGVRAAEALGAVHRLGVVHRDVKPSNLFLRGGTLEGLTLIDFGIARRQSASPTLTSPGAVVGTLGYLSPEQAQGDPAVDARSDVFSLGCVLYRCLAGRAPFLEGSPLSVLLQVVSEPPPRLRTLRPEVPPALESLIERMLAKPRDKRPRHGNEVATMLRALERQRLSSASGKGAGGYPWRHLSEAERRFVGLVLARPRSEGTALAAQARTVRDVAERHRGHLEVLDDGSLMVVMVDGSAATDLAAQAARCALSLRPLLGGTVAVVAGRAELDKGLPSGALRERAMDLLAAGEREDGIEHAQVDEVSAVVRVDEVTAGLLRARFELETVEGGAVLRGERPAGRATRSTGKLVACVGRERELAQLETLFLHARDEARACAALVTAAPGTGKSWLLHEFLVRLRGRGEAMEIWVGQGNPTRAGGAFGLLGHALRSAVGLRGGESIAERRREARAWVGRHLDPSGPLCPDELVASLGELFALPPRTRGEDGNGTVFRDPAMLRTQMRRAWIHLVRTACAGRPLLLVLEDLHWGDLPSIRLVDAILDELHDLPLMVLALARPEVEEVFPKLWEKRRLQHIRLDPLTRRASERLARMTLGDRASDRTIAALVERADGNAFYLDELLRAATRGAGRALPESVLAMMHTHLERLDSGARRLLRAASLFGQTFWRGGVEALTDGEDAAAGLAELAAKELVTPQQEGRFPGEVEYRFRDTLVREAAYGMLSDEDRALGHRLAAEWLEQAGRPRVRSGRSSANLLDG